In the Campylobacter sputorum subsp. sputorum genome, TTTCTAAAATTTGATGCACCATCTAATCCTTTTGAGTATTCGTGTAAATGTTTTCTAAAAAGCCCTACTCCACGCTCACTAAAGTGCTCTAACATCTGCTCAAAATGATATAAGATAATCTCTTTTTTAAGTTTATTGTCTATATTTTTTCCGGTTTTTATCTCGTGAAATATCCAAGGCTTTCCTATGCTTGCTCTTCCTATCATAAGTGCGTCGCATTGTGTGGTTTTTAGTATTTCATTAGCGTTATTTTCATCTATATTTCCGTTTGCAACTAGTGGTATTTTTATGCTATTTTTTGCTTCTTTTATGGCTTCATAATCAACTCTAGATGAAAATCCGCCAGTTTTTGTTCTACCATGCATTGTTATAAAATCAGCCCCTGCTTCCTCGCAAGCTTTTGCTATGATTACTGGAATTTTCTCATCAAAACCGATTCTTACTTTTACACTTAGATATGTTTTGTTTGATAATTTTTTTATTGTTTGTATTAAGCTTTGCATTAAAGATATATCTTTTAAAAGAGCAGAACCAGCATTTTGCTTTACAACTTTTGGTGCAGGACAACCGCAATTTAAATCAATTCCATCAATATCATCAAATTTATTTAAAACACAAACAGCATTTTTTACACTATCAACATTTGATGCTTCTATTTGGACTATGAAAGGCTTTTCTAAATGCGAATGTGTCAGCATTTTAAGAGTTTTTTCATTTTCATAAGCTAACGCATTTGCACTTATCATCTCACTAACTGTTACATCACACCCGAAACGTTTTACAACGTTTCTTAAAGGCGGATCTGAATAACCGGCAAGAGGAGCTAAGAAAAGCGGTAATTTATTAAAATCTATCATTAAAAAATAGTTTTAATGGTGCTTTTTGTCCATTATCTCTTAAAAAGAGCATAGTTTTAAACTCTAAGTAATCATCATCCTCTGAGCTTGATACAATTTCTCTAATCTCATCAAGCATTTGCAAGTCATATAATATATATAGATAAGCTTTTTGTGCTTTTTGATTATATGAAGATAGATTTTTAAATGTTTGCATGATAGCTTCTGGTGGTATTTTGTTTTGAAAAGTTTGTGCAATTATGATAAATCCGTTTTCACTTAAATCACATTTTTTAAGTAAATTTAAAAGCTCACCTTGTTTTATTTCAAATTTATCATCTTTATTTATGTGTCTGTTTATCAAAATTAGAGTTTGTGCTTCTGTAAAGCTATCATTAAATTTCATAATATTTTCATAATTTCCAGTAGAAATAAGTTTTTCTTTTGCTTTTGTGATGAAAAGCGGATTTATATTTTCACTATTTGATTTTAAAATATCTAAATAATAATCTGCTAAAGTGGCTATTTTGTTTAATTCATTTTGTATATAAAGTGGATTTTCTTTTGGTAATTTGTATTTTTTTATATCAACAGGAATACCATTTTTTGCGTCTTTTACTATATTGAAAATTTCTTTTAAATCCTCATTTTTAGAGTTTATATGATCTATATTTTTCCAAGGAGATAAAGATTTTAAAACCTCACTTGCATTATCAAAAGCTTTTGTTTTAAATTCCTTATTGCTATCAAATCCGAGCATAATTTCACTAATCATCTCATCATAAATTTTTGTATCTCGTTTTAATGCCCTATTTTGTAAGTAAATTTCAAAGTTTTGGTAAGCCATGTGAAATATTGATAAAAGTATAAAAAATGCTAAAGGCACGACAAACCATGTAGCTATTAATAAATTTATATTAAAGCCCATCAAGCTTAATGTGTATTCGCCGTTGTTAAGCGTATAAACTAATACAAAAACAATGGTTGCGTATAAAATAGAATATATTATATATTTTCTCGCTTTCATTTTTATCCTTTTCGTTTTGGCATTTTTTCTAGCATTTCACTACATACTATACAAAATCTAGCATGTGGCTTAATCTTTAATCTCTCAATACTTATCTCATCATCGCACATTTCACAAATTCCGTATTTTCCATTATCTATTTTGCTAAGAGCCCAGTTTATCTCGCCTAAATTTTTAGCTTGTTGTTCATTGATGGCTTGAGATATTATTTGATCTGTATTTATAGATGCTACATCTAACTCATCACTGGCACCGCTATCTCTAAGTCCGCTTAACTCTTCAGTTGATTTGTTTATGCTTTCTATGATTTTTTCTTTCTCATCGGTAAGCATTTTTTTAAAAGTAGCTAAATCTTTTTTGTTCATTTTTTACCTTTATTTATGATATGGATGCCCTGCATTTATGCAAAGAGCTCTAAAAATTTGTTCAAATAACATAAGTTTTGCAATGCCATGCGATGTAGTTAATCTGCTTAAACTAATTAGTTTTTGCGCTTTTTTCTTAAATTCATCGCTAAATCCATAAGCTCCACCTATAAAAAAAGATACTTTGGTACAATTTTTTATCATTTGAGCAAATTCTAAACTATCTAACATTTTGCCATTTTCATCTAAAACGACATTGAAATTTGACACATATGGCTGATAAGCTTCATCATAGGCAATCCTAGCTTTTTTAACACCATCTGATTGTGCTTTTGAGATTTTATCATTAAAAATATTATTTTGGGAAATTTTTGCATATTTTGATGACATTTTTATATATCTTTTTATATTATCTTCAAAATCGTTACTTTTAGAAATACAATTAACTAAAATTTCCACTTTTAACTCTTAATTATTCATTAATATTTTTAACATATCACTTACAAATTTTTTATGGTCATTTCTTTGAACTATAGCATCTATAAGACCATGTTCTAGTAAAAACTCAGCTGTTTGAAAACCCTCCGGTAAATCAGTACCTATAGTTTGTTTTATAACTCTTCCACCAGCAAAACCTATAAGTGCTTCTGGTTCAGCAATTATAATATCGCCAAGCCAAGCAAATGATGCACTAACTCCGCCCATAGTTGGATCTGTAAGTATTGAAATGTATGGCAACTTCTCTTTATCAAGTAGTTTTAATGCTGCACTTGTTTTACTCATTTGCATAAGGGCAAATGTGCTTTCTTGCATTCTTGCTCCACCACTTGCTGAGATTATGATAAGTGGTTGCCTTTTATCTATACAGCGTTTTATAGCCCTTGTTATCTTTTCTCCTTCGACTGATCCTAAAGATCCTCCCATAAAAGAAAAATCAAAAACAACTATTTGTGCGGCTATATCATTAATCTTGCATTCTCCGCTTATAACAGAACTATTAAGACCTGTTTTTTCGTTATTTTCTATAATTCTTTTTTTATATGACTTTTTATCTACAAATTTAAGTGGATCAGTTGGCGAGAGATCTTTGTCATATTCCACAAAACTATCTTCATCGCACATAAGTTTTATGCGATCTTTTGCTTTTAATCTCATATGATGTCCGCATTTTGGACAAACATTAAATTTGTTTTCAACCTCTTTGTAATACATCAAAGAGTGGCATTTATCACATTTTACCCAATGGCTCGGAGCATCACTTGGAGCTGCTTGTTTTCTTCTTATCTTAGAAAATATTTCAATAAAATCCATAATTATCACCAGTAATTTTTAAATTTTTTCATTATATCAAAAAAATTCTTATATCAAGTTATAAAGATATATTATAGTTTTTAATATTATTAAAGTCAAAATATGATAAAATTGGCACTTAGTAAACCTCAAATAAGGCATCTGTTTTTACAATGAACGATTTTATATCTTATAAAAAAAGTAGTGAAGGCACCATCATATTTTTAAATGGAAATTGGACTTACAATATAAATAAAAAAGTTTTTTCGATTTTTGAAAATATTGTAAAAAAAAGTAAAAATATAATCCTAGATTTGCAGAATTTACAAAATATAGATTATTCTATGGCAATTTTTTTAAAATCTTTTCAAGAAAAAAATGGATTAAAATTTAAGATTATAAACTCAAATGATAAATTTAATAAAATTTTTAATCTTACAAATGATGATAAGATAGATTTTAAGTATATTCCAAGAGTTATAAAAGAAAATGTATTTGAAAAACTTGGAAAAAAACTTATAGATTTTTATTATGATTTTATGATGGTTTGTTCGTTTTTAGGCGAATTTTTTATAAAATTTATAAAAGCTTTTTTTCGTATAAAAAATTTTAGATCAGCAGAAATTTCAAATCATATCAAAACAGCCGGTATAAATTCGGTTTTTATTGTTTGTCTTACTAGCTTTTTAATAGGCATAGTTTTGGTTTATCTTGGCTCAACTATGCTTTCAACTTTTGGTGCAACTATACTTATAGTTGAAATTATGGGAATGCTTACTTTAAGAGAAATCGGTCCAATGATTGCTGCTATTGTTATAGCTGGTCGTAGTGCGTCTAGCTTTACAGCACAAATTGGAGTTATGAAAATAACAGAAGAAATTGATGCTATGAAAACGATGGGCTTTGATTCATTTTATTTTTTAACACTTCCAAGAGTTATTGCAATGATAATAGCTACGCCTCTTGTTATTTTTCTTGCTGATGCTGTTAGTATTTTTGGTCAAATGCTTGTTTGTAATATTTTGTTAGATATACCTATAGCAAGTTATATAGACAGATTTAAAGAAATGGTTGAGATAAAACATTTTCTAGTAGGTATGATAAAAGCACCATTTTTTGGTGCGGCTATATCCATAATAGGATGTTTAAGGGGTTTTGAAATAAGTGGAAGCACAGAAAGTGTAGGTAAATTTACAACAATAAGTGTTGTAAATGCTATATTTTGGGTAATTGCCATAGATGCACTTTTTGCCGTTATTTTCATGGAGCTTGGAATTTGAGTGAAAATATCATAGAAGCAAAAAATCTTACCGTTGCTTATGGTGAAAGAATAATGCAAGATAGCGTAAATTTCAGTGTAAAAAAAGCTGAAATTTATGGTTTTTTAGGCGGAAGTGGAAGTGGTAAAACAACTCTTATGAAAACCCTTTTTTATTTAAAAGAGCCAAAAAGTGGCGTTGTAAAGATTTTTGATAAAGACATATGGGCGTTAGATGATAATGATAGGATGGAGCTAAAACTAAAATGTGGTGTAATGTTTCAGTTTGGTGCACTTTATTCATCTATGAATATACTAGATAATATCGGTGTTTTGCTTAGAGAACATAGTAAAATTCCAAATAAAATTATAGATGAAATTTCTATGTTTTGGCTTCAAAAAGTTGGACTTGATAAACAAACAGCTACTCTTTATCCAAGCCAGTTAAGTGGCGGTATGAAAAAAAGAGCGTCTCTTGCAAGAGCTTTGGTTCTTAGCCCACAAATACTATTTTTAGACGAGCCAAATAGCGGACTTGATCCAATGAGCGCAAGAGGTTTTGATAGATTGATATGTGATCTTAGGGATAGTCTTGGTATTACCGTTGTTATGGTTACACACGATATTGATAGTATTTTTGGTATATTAGATCGCTTTTTGATAATAGAAAATAAAAAAATAATTTTTGAAGGTAATGTAGAAGAAGTTAAAGATTTAAAAAACAATCCTCTTGAGGATTTATTTAGCATGAGGGATAAAAATTATGGAAAATAAAAATTCCTATACAATAGTGGGCGTATTTTTTGTTGTTTGTGTTTTTTGCATATCTATGTTTTTGTTATGGATGAATGCAAGAGGAAATGAAGATGTTTATAGATCATATTATATACAAACACAAGTTTTGCCAAATGGTATAAAAGATGGTAGTGAGGTTAAATTTATCGGTGTTCCTGCTGGATTTGTAAAAAGAATATATTTTAGCAATTTACAAAATGCAACGATAGAAATAGAAGTTTTGGTAAATGACGGATTGCCGATAAAAAAAGATAGCACAGCAGTCGTGGAATCTCAAGGGATTACTGGAATTTCATACATAAATATAAGTAAAGGCAGTGATGAGGCTGAGAGTTTTAAAGAAAATGAAAAAGCAGTAATAGCTTTAACACCAGGTCTTATCGATAAAATCACTTCAAGAGCTGATATGTTATATGAAAATTTAATTAACGCATTTAATAGCATATCTTTGGTTTTAAATGATGATAATGCTAAAAAAATAAACTCTATTTTGACAACTTTAAATAGCTCTATATCAAATTTAGGAAGTAAAGAGAACATAGAAAAACTTAATTCTATTATAAATTCCTTAAATATGATTGCAAATAATTTTGAAAATGAAAGCTCTGCTATGAATGGATTTTTTACAAGAGCTACAAAAACCGTTGATAGTATTGATAGACTGATTTACAATATAAATCACACTCTAGCACAGTTTAATACAAACCAAATTTTGATTAGGCAGCGTATAGAAAGTGATGATTATAATCTTAGAGCCATAGCATTTCCAACTTTAAACCAAACCACAAATACTATGATAGAATTTCAAGATGTATTAAAAGAGATAAAAAGTATGTTGTTTAGATTAGAAGATGATCCATATAAATTTTTCTTTAAAAATACTCAAAAAGAAGACTAAAAAGGACGCATTATGAGATATATTATTTTAGCTATTTTATTTTTTTTATTAAATGGATGTAGTTTAAAACTAAGTGAAAATGCACTAAAAGAGCAGTATTATATATTAGAGTATAGCGGTAAAGAAAAGTGTCAAAATAGTAGTGATAAGCATTTGCTTTTTATAGATTTAGTTAAAGCTTCTTTAGATGTAGATACTAGATTTATAAATGTAAAAAATGGTTATAAATTTGATAAACTTGATGGTGCTAAATTTGCGGCTTTACCTACTGAGATGGTTAGAAAAGCTGTATTTAAATCATTTTATTCTAGTTGTAAAATAGAACCAAAAATTGTTATGAAAGATGATTCTTATATATTTAAATCAGAAATTTCGGTACTTCAAATAGACAAAAGTAGAAATGTTGCTATTTTTGAAATGATATATTCTGTAGATAAAGAGACAAAAAGTTTGGTTTCTGATATAAAAAGAGTCGAGGTTAGTGTAAAAAAAGACGAGATAACTGCTATAAATGAAGCTATGAGTTTAGCTTTAGATGCTATTTTGCATGATATAGAAAATAAACTATAGGAGGTTATTTTGCCAAGCGATAAATTCTTAGATCCTATTACAATAGAGACAAACAATATAAAAAAAGAGTTAGAAAAACTTAGTTCTAATTATGAAATTGATATAAAAAATATAGACTATGATTTGATTTCTGTTGTATGTGTTTATAAGCTTGGTACTTTAGAGCAAAAAACTATAACTGCTGATAAATTTGGTATTTTTGATGATAATAAATTTTTTAGTGACAAAAATTTGATATTAAATCAATCCTATAGAGTCGCTTTTTATGATAAAAGAAATCATATTTATCCAAAACTTCCAGATATAAAGCTTGCTGTAAATAAAAACTTTACTAAAGTTATATGTATAGTTAAGGCTATGCCTGATTTTATGTATTATGATGAATTTGGCGATGAAATGCTTAAATTTATAAATAAAAAGCTACTAACTAGTAGAATTTTAATAGGCATTAGAAAAGAAGAACTTACTCAAAGCCTAAAAGATATAAGCGATGATTTAAGACAAAATAATGCTCTTGATAAAGATTATAATTTTACTATAACTACAGGCGTTTTACCAGTTTTAAGTGTAGATGATGATCTTATTTTTCATTATAAAAATAAAATTGTAAATACAAAAGAAGATGGAAATATTGATTATTCTGAGCGTGGATTTTTATATGGTGTTTCAAAAGATGAGGTAATTATAGAGTATATTAAGCCGCGAATGGGTATTTGCGGGAGAGATGTATTTGGTAAAACAATAGAAGTAAAAACACCAAATAGCACATTTGATCCAAATTTATCTATTAGTGAAAATATACAAAAACAAGAAGATGATAACTCTATAAAATTTATCGCAAAAAAGTCTGGATATGTCGTTGAAGAAGATAGTAAATTTGATATAAAAGAAGATTTAGAGGTTTCAAATTTAAGCTTTAAAGATACTGGATCAGTTAGTGTTGGAACTGAAAATAATGTAAAATTAAATGTAACTCAAAAAGATATAAATAAAGATGCGATTGGTGCAAATATAAGTATAGAAACAAGCGAAATTATCATTTCTGGTAGTGTTGGACAAGAAGCAAAAATAAAGGCAAATATTGTAGAAGTTGGCGGAGTTACACACTCTACTTCTTTTATACAGACAAAAAAAGCAAAAATTGCAACTCATATAGGAACTTTAGAGTGTGATGAGTGTGATATAAATCGCCTTGAAAAAGGTAAAGTTTTTGGCAAAATCATCCATATAGGTTCAGCACTTGGCGGAGAAATAAGCGGAGAGGAAATTTATATAGATAATCTTGTTTCAAATGTAACCATAACCGCTTCAAAGCTTATAGAAATTAATCAAAATATAGGAAGTTCAAACAAACTCATAATAGACCCAACTGCCATTCATGCTTATTTAGATCAAATTTCTAACTATCAATCAGAAATTAAAGCTCTAAATTTAGATATAGAAAAACTTCTAAAAGAGATAAAAAAGACTAAAATAACTATAGATGATTCAAAAGAATCTATTAATACAATAAAAGATCAAATCAAAAAAATGATGGAGAAAAAAATAAAAATTCCTTCAGCTTTCATGATAAAGTTAAAAGAATACAAAACTTTGATTAAAAATTATAATGATATGATTTCAGAGTATAAAGATAAAAACTATACTTTAGAAACGATTCATTCAAATTTAAAAAATATTCAAAATAAAATTTTTGATGCACAGATAAAAATTAAAGGAACTTGGGAAGATATGAATGATATAATATTCGTTTTGATAGATCCTCCTAAAAAGTTAAATTATGTCACTATAAAAAATGACTTTATTAAGCTTTTTAAGGTTGAAGAGAGGATTAATGAAGAATATTATATTTATAAAGGTTTTGAAAAATGATAAAAGCCATAGAAGGTATGATAACGAAAAAAGAACCAACTTTTTTAGTTTTAAAAACTGGAAGTGGAGTTAGTTATGGTATTTTTGTTTCGCTATTTACTTACGCAAAATTGGAAAAAAATCAAAAAATAGAACTTTTAATCACGCAAATCATTAGAGAAGATGCAAATTTGCTATATGGATTTTTGGATATAAGCGAACAAAAAATGTTTGAAATGCTAGTTAAACTAAATGGCATAGGTGCCGCAACTGCTATGGCGGTTTGTTCTAGTCTTAATGTTAATGATTTTTCTAATGCGATAATTAGTGGAAATGCCGAGGCATTTAGATCTGTTCCTGGCATTGGTCCAAAGACGGCAAGAAGAATTATCGCTGAGCTAAGCGATGCAAAAATAATTTTAGATAGTGAGCAAGATAGTAGTAATTCAAGAAACGAAGCTATGCAAGCTCTTGAATCACTTGGATTTAAAAGAGATAAAATTTCAAAAGTGTTAAGTGAGTGCAAAAGCGAGGAAACAAGCGAGATTATAAAAGAAGCACTACAAATACTTGGAAAAGGCGTAAAATGAGATTAGCTGTGATATTTGGCGGAGTTAGTTACGAACATGAAATAAGCATAGTTTCAGCTATTGCTTTAAAAAATGTATTGAAAACAGATTTGGATTTTATTTTTTGTGATAAATTTAGAAATTTTTATCTCATAGATAAAAAAGATATGAAAGCAAATTTCTTCAGTTCTAAAAAGTATCAAAAGTCAAAACAATTAGAGTTGAAAAATGGTGGATTTTTTACAAAATCTATAATGAGTAAAAAGCTTGATATAACTTGTGTTATAAATTTAATTCACGGATGTGATGGAGAAGATGGTAAAATAGCGGCTTTATTTGACTTTTTTGATATAAATTACATAGGGCCAAGGCTAGAAGCAAGTGTGCTTAGTTTTAGTAAAGAGCTAACAAAACTTTATGCTAAAAAAGTTGGTGTAAATGTGCTTCCTTATGAGGTTATAAAAAGAGGCGAAATGCCGACATTTGAGCTACCTATTATCTTAAAACCGCTTAGACTAGGCAGTTCAATAGGTGTAAGTATGGTGCATGATAAAAGCGATTTAGAGTATGCTTTGGATGTGGCTTTTGAGTTTGATGATGAGGTGTTAGTTGAGCCGCTTATAGAAAATGTAAGAGAGTTTAATCTAGCTGGTTGTAAAATAGAAGATAAAATCGTTCATTCCATAGTTGAAGAGCCTAAAAAAGAAAAAATGCTTGATTTTGAGCAAAAGTATATGAGTTTTTCAAATGAAAATAGAAGCAAAAAAGCAGATATAACATTAGAGCTTGAAAATGAATTTAAAGCTACTTTTGATAAGATTTATAACACAACTTTTGATGGTGCACTCATAAGATGTGACTTTTTTTATCACGAGGGTAAAATTTACCTCAATGAGATAAATCCAAACCCCGGAAGTTTGGCAAACTATCTTTTTAATGATTTTGAAAATATTATTTTAAAATTGGCAAAAAATACCCCAAAAAGTAAGCAAATAGATATAGATTATAAATTTATAAACTCTATAACATCGGCAAAAGATAAACTTTAACGATAAATTAATTAAATTATTGCTAAATTTTACATATTATTTTATGTAAAGGTTTGATTTATGCCATCGTTTAATAAAGATGAAATTTACACAGCAACAGAGGTTGTGAGGAATTTTGCATCAGTTATGAAAAAAGTTGATACTGGGGAATTAGGGCGAGTAATCATCGTAAAAAATAGCAAATTTGAAGCCGTACTTCTTAGTATGAAAGAGTATGAAAGACTGCAAAATGCTGTTACTTTGCTAGAACAAATTTACTCTAATAGAAAAAGGGACGAAATTGGCAGTTAAAGAGATAAAATTTGGTTTTAAAAAATATAACATAAGCTATGAAATTTTAAATCAAAATAATCAAAAAGATATAGTTTTTTTACACGGCTGGGGTGCTAATAAAGATATAATGAAAAAAGCCTTTGGCTCTAAATTTAGCGAATTTAGACATATTTATATAGATTTGCCTGGATTTGGAAAAAGCTCTATGAATGGTGCTATAAATACCAAAGATTATGCAAAAATCATATCTAGATTTTTAAAAGAGATAAACTCAACCAAAGATATAGTCGTAGGGCATTCTTTTGGTGGAAAAGTCGGCGTTTTGCTAAACCCAAATACTTTAGTTTTATTAAGCAGTGCTGGTATTGTGGTTAAAAAAAGAATAATCGTAAGACTAAAAATAGCTATTTTTAAGTTTTTTAAGATGTTAGGATTTGGATTTTTATACAAACTTTTTGCCACAAAGGATGTTGCTGGTATGAGTAAAGAGATGTATGAGACACTAAAAAAAGTTGTTGATGAGGATTATAGCCCTTATTTTGGTGCTTATAAGGGTAGGGCGTTTATATTTTGGGGAAAAGAAGATAGAACTACGCCCTTAAAATGCGGCGAAAGGATAAATTCTTTGATTAAAAATAGCGAACTTTTTGCGTTAAGCGGGGATCATTTTTTCTTTTTGCTTCATGGCGAGTTTATAAATAATGTAGTTTTGAGTGATTGCACACAGAGTCATTTTTAGGGTTAAAGTATGGATGTTTTTATATTTATAACAAATTTTCTTTTTACGCTTTTGCTTGGATTTTATCTTATTACAGCACTTCAATGGTTTTCTTATAAATTTGAAAGAGTAATTTTTCACTTTACAAAACCACTTTGGCACCTTTTCTTTTTGGTAGTTCCCATTTTGCTTTATTATGCTTTAAATTATGTAAATTTTATATATTTTGCCGTGTATTTTTACATAATTTTTGTTCCTACTTTGTATTTTTGGCACAAAAAACTAGATAAAAAGCTTGTTTTTACAGCTAGAGTTAAAAGATTTTTTGTTATTTTAGGTTTAGTAACGCTTTTTATAGATATTTTACTTATTAAAAAAGTCGAGATTTTACCGATATTTTTGCCACTAATAATATCTTTTTTGATAAGTTTTATTTTTGAAAGTTTTAACTCAAAGCTTTTTATAAAATCTGCTTCTAAAAAACTAGCTAGTATGCCAAATTTAATTATCATAGAAATTACTGCAAGTTATGGTAAAACTAGCATTAAAAATTTCTTGTATCAAATTTTAGAGAGCGAGTTTAAGTGCTATAAAACGCCAAGAAGCGTAAATACTTTGATGGGTTTGGTAAAAGATATAAATGAAAATTTAAACACGCAAACTCAAATTTACATAGCCGAAGCAGGAGCAAGGAAAAATGGCGATATCGCTGAAATCACGCAGTTTTTAAAACCTAGT is a window encoding:
- a CDS encoding type II toxin-antitoxin system Phd/YefM family antitoxin, translated to MPSFNKDEIYTATEVVRNFASVMKKVDTGELGRVIIVKNSKFEAVLLSMKEYERLQNAVTLLEQIYSNRKRDEIGS
- a CDS encoding MlaE family ABC transporter permease, with amino-acid sequence MNDFISYKKSSEGTIIFLNGNWTYNINKKVFSIFENIVKKSKNIILDLQNLQNIDYSMAIFLKSFQEKNGLKFKIINSNDKFNKIFNLTNDDKIDFKYIPRVIKENVFEKLGKKLIDFYYDFMMVCSFLGEFFIKFIKAFFRIKNFRSAEISNHIKTAGINSVFIVCLTSFLIGIVLVYLGSTMLSTFGATILIVEIMGMLTLREIGPMIAAIVIAGRSASSFTAQIGVMKITEEIDAMKTMGFDSFYFLTLPRVIAMIIATPLVIFLADAVSIFGQMLVCNILLDIPIASYIDRFKEMVEIKHFLVGMIKAPFFGAAISIIGCLRGFEISGSTESVGKFTTISVVNAIFWVIAIDALFAVIFMELGI
- a CDS encoding 23S rRNA (pseudouridine(1915)-N(3))-methyltransferase RlmH, which codes for MEILVNCISKSNDFEDNIKRYIKMSSKYAKISQNNIFNDKISKAQSDGVKKARIAYDEAYQPYVSNFNVVLDENGKMLDSLEFAQMIKNCTKVSFFIGGAYGFSDEFKKKAQKLISLSRLTTSHGIAKLMLFEQIFRALCINAGHPYHK
- a CDS encoding ABC transporter ATP-binding protein, yielding MQDSVNFSVKKAEIYGFLGGSGSGKTTLMKTLFYLKEPKSGVVKIFDKDIWALDDNDRMELKLKCGVMFQFGALYSSMNILDNIGVLLREHSKIPNKIIDEISMFWLQKVGLDKQTATLYPSQLSGGMKKRASLARALVLSPQILFLDEPNSGLDPMSARGFDRLICDLRDSLGITVVMVTHDIDSIFGILDRFLIIENKKIIFEGNVEEVKDLKNNPLEDLFSMRDKNYGK
- the accD gene encoding acetyl-CoA carboxylase, carboxyltransferase subunit beta codes for the protein MDFIEIFSKIRRKQAAPSDAPSHWVKCDKCHSLMYYKEVENKFNVCPKCGHHMRLKAKDRIKLMCDEDSFVEYDKDLSPTDPLKFVDKKSYKKRIIENNEKTGLNSSVISGECKINDIAAQIVVFDFSFMGGSLGSVEGEKITRAIKRCIDKRQPLIIISASGGARMQESTFALMQMSKTSAALKLLDKEKLPYISILTDPTMGGVSASFAWLGDIIIAEPEALIGFAGGRVIKQTIGTDLPEGFQTAEFLLEHGLIDAIVQRNDHKKFVSDMLKILMNN
- a CDS encoding MlaD family protein, with amino-acid sequence MENKNSYTIVGVFFVVCVFCISMFLLWMNARGNEDVYRSYYIQTQVLPNGIKDGSEVKFIGVPAGFVKRIYFSNLQNATIEIEVLVNDGLPIKKDSTAVVESQGITGISYINISKGSDEAESFKENEKAVIALTPGLIDKITSRADMLYENLINAFNSISLVLNDDNAKKINSILTTLNSSISNLGSKENIEKLNSIINSLNMIANNFENESSAMNGFFTRATKTVDSIDRLIYNINHTLAQFNTNQILIRQRIESDDYNLRAIAFPTLNQTTNTMIEFQDVLKEIKSMLFRLEDDPYKFFFKNTQKED
- the dksA gene encoding RNA polymerase-binding protein DksA translates to MNKKDLATFKKMLTDEKEKIIESINKSTEELSGLRDSGASDELDVASINTDQIISQAINEQQAKNLGEINWALSKIDNGKYGICEMCDDEISIERLKIKPHARFCIVCSEMLEKMPKRKG
- a CDS encoding flagellar assembly protein A; this translates as MPSDKFLDPITIETNNIKKELEKLSSNYEIDIKNIDYDLISVVCVYKLGTLEQKTITADKFGIFDDNKFFSDKNLILNQSYRVAFYDKRNHIYPKLPDIKLAVNKNFTKVICIVKAMPDFMYYDEFGDEMLKFINKKLLTSRILIGIRKEELTQSLKDISDDLRQNNALDKDYNFTITTGVLPVLSVDDDLIFHYKNKIVNTKEDGNIDYSERGFLYGVSKDEVIIEYIKPRMGICGRDVFGKTIEVKTPNSTFDPNLSISENIQKQEDDNSIKFIAKKSGYVVEEDSKFDIKEDLEVSNLSFKDTGSVSVGTENNVKLNVTQKDINKDAIGANISIETSEIIISGSVGQEAKIKANIVEVGGVTHSTSFIQTKKAKIATHIGTLECDECDINRLEKGKVFGKIIHIGSALGGEISGEEIYIDNLVSNVTITASKLIEINQNIGSSNKLIIDPTAIHAYLDQISNYQSEIKALNLDIEKLLKEIKKTKITIDDSKESINTIKDQIKKMMEKKIKIPSAFMIKLKEYKTLIKNYNDMISEYKDKNYTLETIHSNLKNIQNKIFDAQIKIKGTWEDMNDIIFVLIDPPKKLNYVTIKNDFIKLFKVEERINEEYYIYKGFEK
- the ruvA gene encoding Holliday junction branch migration protein RuvA, with the translated sequence MIKAIEGMITKKEPTFLVLKTGSGVSYGIFVSLFTYAKLEKNQKIELLITQIIREDANLLYGFLDISEQKMFEMLVKLNGIGAATAMAVCSSLNVNDFSNAIISGNAEAFRSVPGIGPKTARRIIAELSDAKIILDSEQDSSNSRNEAMQALESLGFKRDKISKVLSECKSEETSEIIKEALQILGKGVK
- a CDS encoding D-alanine--D-alanine ligase, producing the protein MRLAVIFGGVSYEHEISIVSAIALKNVLKTDLDFIFCDKFRNFYLIDKKDMKANFFSSKKYQKSKQLELKNGGFFTKSIMSKKLDITCVINLIHGCDGEDGKIAALFDFFDINYIGPRLEASVLSFSKELTKLYAKKVGVNVLPYEVIKRGEMPTFELPIILKPLRLGSSIGVSMVHDKSDLEYALDVAFEFDDEVLVEPLIENVREFNLAGCKIEDKIVHSIVEEPKKEKMLDFEQKYMSFSNENRSKKADITLELENEFKATFDKIYNTTFDGALIRCDFFYHEGKIYLNEINPNPGSLANYLFNDFENIILKLAKNTPKSKQIDIDYKFINSITSAKDKL
- a CDS encoding tRNA dihydrouridine synthase → MIDFNKLPLFLAPLAGYSDPPLRNVVKRFGCDVTVSEMISANALAYENEKTLKMLTHSHLEKPFIVQIEASNVDSVKNAVCVLNKFDDIDGIDLNCGCPAPKVVKQNAGSALLKDISLMQSLIQTIKKLSNKTYLSVKVRIGFDEKIPVIIAKACEEAGADFITMHGRTKTGGFSSRVDYEAIKEAKNSIKIPLVANGNIDENNANEILKTTQCDALMIGRASIGKPWIFHEIKTGKNIDNKLKKEIILYHFEQMLEHFSERGVGLFRKHLHEYSKGLDGASNFRNDVNFTNNSKDMQKLIMEFF